From Scylla paramamosain isolate STU-SP2022 unplaced genomic scaffold, ASM3559412v1 Contig1, whole genome shotgun sequence, a single genomic window includes:
- the LOC135095741 gene encoding uncharacterized protein LOC135095741 encodes MLMQSPLATSLLQSFLATSLWFGSPDNTQKRKTNSNTKQKQHHQIPDDLTSETLAVAAGSTKDKKKRQELKNTGQSYFNTKGKLVDAKRVWPQDCSRCPLKCNARISEDERLKIFAEYWGLADYNLQREYLAAHMQREEKLGPSGLLRTVILYFLTSSKQSNTKLQVCRQFFLKTLDVSEKASRIVLEKMVRGELGNEGGTNTPPPSSTLRLPASHHASPPPCQAKNGEDGPLIKVEDIKSEDSS; translated from the exons ATGCTGATGCAGTCCCCCCTGGCTACGTCCCTGCTGCAGTCCTTCCTGGCTACCTCCCTCTGGTTCGGCTCCCCTGACAACACCCAGAAGAGGAAaaccaacagcaacaccaagcagaagcaacaccaccag ATCCCGGATGACCTAACGAGTGAGACCTTGGCAGTAGCAGCTGGGTCGaccaaggacaagaagaagaggcaggaaTTAAAGAACACAGGCCAGAGTTATTTCAACACTAAGGGCAAGCTGGTGGATGCCAAACGCGTGTGGCCGCAGGATTGTagcag GTGCCCGCTGAAGTGCAACGCAAGGATTAGCGAAGATGAGCGGCTTAAGATCTTTGCTGAGTACTGGGGCCTGGCGGACTACAACCTGCAGAGGGAGTACCTGGCAGCTCACATGCAGCGGGAGGAGAAGCTTGGCCCCAGTGGTCTGCTGCGGACTGTTATTCTCTACTTCCTTACGTCCAGCAAGCAGTCAAACACCAAACTACAG GTATGTCGCCAATTCTTCCTGAAAACACTGGATGTCTCTGAGAAAGCATCAAGAATCGTGCTAGAGAAAATGGTACGAGGGGAGCTCGGGAATGAAGGAGGCACCAATACCCCCCCACCAAGCTCCACCCTGCGCCTCCCCGCCTCCCACCATGCCTCCCCGCCCCCCTGCCAGGCCAAGAACGGGGAGGACGGGCCGCTGATTAAGGTTGAAGACATAAAGAGCGAGGATTCATCTTGA